Proteins found in one bacterium genomic segment:
- a CDS encoding DUF502 domain-containing protein, whose protein sequence is MPSEPLKATNMDEQGARVPPEERQSPKATRWDVFRRRFIAGLITVIPVVITIWVIFLIVGRIDSIFGPFVQPPIEKLVKLLANDSVPADRLVAPLSTFFALIVAVVTITMVGWLTRFLFVRRLIQIGEGMVTRVPLVKFFYLTPKEVINTLTTRRDSLKRVVLIEYPRRGIWCLAYATGEIIRKPDGEALVMVFLPTTPNPTSGFLLMLPMEDVHDINLSVEDGIRLIISGGILAPNAIHTHPFVGLDTEPDLPPSEPLTSEIPPELVEAVKRQPDDSPDESAPSDKTPS, encoded by the coding sequence TTGCCCAGCGAACCTCTGAAGGCCACGAATATGGACGAGCAAGGCGCACGCGTTCCCCCCGAGGAGCGGCAATCGCCAAAGGCTACACGCTGGGATGTCTTCCGGCGCCGCTTCATCGCGGGCCTGATCACCGTCATCCCGGTGGTCATCACGATCTGGGTGATTTTCCTGATCGTGGGGCGGATCGATTCGATCTTCGGCCCGTTCGTCCAACCGCCGATCGAGAAACTGGTCAAGTTGCTGGCGAACGACAGCGTGCCGGCGGATCGCCTTGTGGCGCCGCTGTCCACGTTCTTCGCCCTGATCGTGGCCGTCGTCACGATTACGATGGTCGGCTGGCTCACGCGCTTCCTGTTCGTCCGTCGACTGATTCAGATCGGCGAAGGAATGGTGACGCGCGTTCCTCTGGTGAAGTTCTTCTACCTGACGCCGAAGGAAGTGATCAACACGCTGACGACGCGTCGGGATTCGCTGAAGCGCGTTGTCCTGATCGAGTACCCGCGGCGCGGCATCTGGTGCCTGGCGTATGCCACCGGCGAGATCATCCGAAAGCCGGACGGCGAAGCCCTCGTGATGGTCTTCCTCCCCACGACACCGAACCCGACGAGCGGCTTTCTGCTTATGCTGCCGATGGAAGACGTCCACGATATCAACCTCAGCGTCGAAGACGGCATTCGCCTCATTATCTCGGGCGGAATCCTGGCCCCGAACGCTATTCACACACATCCGTTCGTTGGGCTGGATACCGAGCCCGACCTGCCGCCGTCCGAGCCGCTGACATCCGAAATCCCACCCGAACTCGTCGAGGCCGTGAAGCGGCAACCTGA